Within Paenibacillus sp. RUD330, the genomic segment GCGCTGGTATGCATGCGGTCGCCTGTATCGATGTTATCCTTGAGCAGGATCGGGATGCCGTGAAGCGGTCCGCGGGATCCGCGCTCCAGCCGCTCCGCGTCGAGCGCCTCCGCGATTTCAAGGGCGTCCGGGTTGATTTCCAGCACCGCTTTCAGCTTCGGGTTGAGCCGTTCGATCCGCTCCAGGTACCAGCGGACGCAAGCGGCCGCCGACAGCGAGCCGGCTTCCATCGCCGCCTGCAACGCAGCGATATCTGCCTCTATCCAACCATCGTGGTTCTTTTTTTCCATGTCGAGACACTCCCTTAGGCCATATTCCGGTTAGCATTTGTTCGACGAATGGACCCGAAGTCCTGCTAGCGGATAGAAGGGCAGAAGCGGCAAGACGGCAGGCACGGCATCATTTCGGCAAGGCCGCGGCAACTTCGAGCCTGCCATTGGCGTCCGTAAGATTGTAGAGGGGGCGATGGCGTGGATAAAAAGCTTCATCTGGCGGCGGTTCTGCTGACAGCCTCCTGCTTGATTCTCGGCAGCTGCGGCCAGCAGCGGCAGGACGAGTCTTGGCCGGAAGGCTCTGCGGCAGCTTCGGTGCCTGCCGGCCAGTCATCCGGCAAGGCCGGCGGTTCCCCCGCAGCGGGAGCGGCGGATGTCCGCAAGGAGCCGATTCCGGCGGTGCCGGCCGATGCCGGTGCGGGCAATGCCGCATCCAGGGGCCGTTTGACCGGCATGCAGTGGCTCGATGGCGATCACGGCTACGCATGGGAGCGGACCGGAGACAAGTTTTATCGGACCGACAACGGCGGAGAGGATTGGCAGGACGCAGCGCCTCCCGCGGCTTCCGCCTTCCCGGGCGGCTTGGATGCGGGGAAGGCCGTTTATTTCTTCGATGCGATGCACGGCTGGATCTGCATGGCTCCGGACCAAGGCCCGACGCTCGTGTTCCGGACGGATGACGGGGGCAGAACGTGGAAGGAGTCCAGGCTGCCGGTGCGGACGGAGCCGACAGGGATGCAATTCGTCACTCCGTCGCAGGGCTGGCTGATGACTTCCGCCGATGCGGCGATGGGATCGACGGAGAAGACTCTATATGTGACGGCTGACGGAGGGCTGTCTTGGAAGCCTTCCGCCGGATCGTCCTATGCGGGAGAAGCCAAGGGCATGCTGCCGGAGCGGGAAGCGGTCACGGGCATGCATTTCACCGACGCCAGCAACGGGTGGCTCGCCTTCGGATCCCATGACCCGGCCCCGGTGCTGTACCGGACGAAGGACGGAGGAAAGGCTTGGAGCAAGGTTCGGATCGAGCCCGCATCCGATGTCCGGTACGGGGCGGGAGGTCCCGAGTTCCCGGGAGGGCAGGCGCAATTCGGGTTCGCGCTGGTTTATTTGAACGAGGGAGCGGATCGCCGGAGGCTGGATGCCTATGTCACGAATGACGGCGGGAATCACTGGTCGTTCCAGCCCTGGAACCTGGAGCGGGCGGCGGCCTTTGCGGATGCGCGGCACGGCTGGGGCTGGAGGAACGGCGGGCTGGTGGCGACTGCGGATGGAGGCTCCTCCTGGCGGGAGATCCCGGCCGGCCCGGCGCTTAGGGAGCTGCTGCGCAGGTTCCCGGTGCCGATAATCATGCAGTTCACGGGAGCCGGAGACGGCTGGCTGCTGCTTGGGAAGAACGGGGAGGAAGAGACGGCGCTGCTCCGTACGAAGGACGGAGGCGCGACCTGGACTGCCGCCTCTTGATGCCGGCCGCCGGCTTCTCCGGGGGATGGCGTCCGCGCATAGAGCGTCTTGTCCTGCTCCGGATCCTGCTCCGGATCCTATTCTTATGGATGACCGGAAAACGGGGTGTCCTGCAGGGATTGCCTGCAAGGCTGCCGAGGTTTAAAGTGGGGACAGGGCAAGAAACGGTTCATGGAAGGAGAGGCTGCCGATGAGCAATGCCATTATCGAAGCTATCGTGGAGGGAATGGGCCTGGAGGGGCAATTATCCGACGTCCAGCGGATTCAGACCGAGCATCGTATTAAGCTGGTCCGTTTTTGGGAAATAAAAGAAGGAAGCCGCATTCTGGAAATCGGCTGCGGCCAAGGCGACACGACGGCGGTGCTGGCGCATTTTGCCGGCGAGCAGGGGTTCGTGCACGGCGTCGATATCGCTCCGCCGGATTACGGGTCGCCGATGACGGTGGGCGAAGCGGCCGCGAAGCTGAAGGCGTCTCCGCTGGGGAGCCGGATCCGGATGGATTACGGCATCGACGTCTTGTCGGATGAAACGGTCTTTGGGGAGAAGGAGTTCGATTATGTCGTGCTTTCCCACTGCTCCTGGTATTTGAAGTCGTTCGAGGAGCTGGCCGCTATCCTGGCGAAGGTCCGGGGCTGGGCGTCCAAGCTTTGCTTCGCCGAATGGGATATGGAGATCGGGCAGCCGGAACAGCTGGCGCATTTTATGGCCGTGCTCATCCAGTCGCAGGTGGAATGCTACAAGGTGAACAGCTTCTCGAATGTCCGGACCTTGTTCACTCCCGAGGATATCCGCGAGCTGGCGGCCGGAGCAGGGTGGGCGATCACCCGCCAGGCGGCCATCCACTCGCCGGAAATGCACGACGCGCGGTGGGAGATGGAGCTGACGCTGGCGGAAGCTCCTGCAGAGCTCGATTCGCCGCTTCCGATGCCGGACAAGGCCAAGCAGCTGGTCCGCTCCCAGCTGAAGCTGCTGCGGTCCTATGCCGAATCCGGCCGGATCGTGCGGCCGATGGCGGTGCTTGCGTTCGTCGCGGACCAGTCCGCGAAGGGCTGAACAGAGGCAAGTTTCAAGTTGTTGTCACACAAGCCGGCGGAGCGGCTGTTCGTCTTGGCCTATAATGAAGACAAGACAAGTCCGCATCCGGTTACCGGTACGGCGGCATCCCAAGGAGGGTTTCCTTTTGAGCAGCCAATCCCCCGATTCGTACAAGCCGTCCACGACCCGCAACTTCACGGCGTGGATCATCGGCATATCCATCGCGGCCAACGCGATTATCCTGCTGCTGTTCTTCGGTCCGATCGGATATGGCGGCGAGGTCAGCTTCGACGTCACGATCCTGCCCCGGATCAACGCGATTCTGAACAGCTTCACATTCATCTTCCTTGTAGCCGCGCTCATCGCGATCATCCGGAAAAATATCCGGCTTCACAAGGGCTTCATTCTCGCCGCGTTCACCTCGACGCTGCTGTTCCTCGTCACGTACCTGACGTTCCATTACGTCTCTCCCGATACGGCGAAGTACGGCGGCGAAGGCATTCTGCGCCCGATCTACTTCACGATCCTGATCAGCCACAGCTTCCTGGCGGCCGTCATCGTTCCCCTCGCGCTGTTCGCGCTCGTATGGGGATGGACGATGCAGGTGGCCAAGCACAAGAAGATCGTCCGCTGGGCGATGCCGATCTGGCTGTATGTGAGCTTCACGGGCGTCATCGTGTATCTGTTCATGGCTCCTTATTATTGAGAGGCCGCAAGTGAAAGAGGCCGTTCTCAAGCCGATGGCTGGCTTGGGAACGGCCTCTTTGTCTATTCCTGGACAAGCCATGCAAGTGCAGGTTGTGCCCGATCGATCAGCCTTACGATCCCAGCTGCTTGACCTGCTCCAGTATTTGCGTGATCTGCGATGTCGTCTGCATGATCTGCGACTGCTCCAGAGCCTGCAGGCTGACGGCGCCGGCCTCTGCCTGCTCCAGCAGGCCGCTGATCTGCGTGCTCAGCGTATCGCTGTAAGCGGTCAGCTGCTGGTCGAGCTCCGCGGCGAATTCGGGCGCCTGGAGATCCTTGAAGGCGGTGATGTCCGCCTGCATGGCTTGCAGCTCCGCCGTGAGCTGCTCCAGTGCGGCGGGGTCGGACAGGGCTTGCTGCGTCATCTCGGGCAGCTGCTTCGAGAAGTCGGCGGCTTCGTTGATATAGGCGACGGTTTCGTTCGTGTAGCTCAAGGAGTCGCCGACTCCTCCGAGAAAGGAGCAGCCCTGCAGGAAAAGGGCGGGAACGAGGAGCAGGGGCAGCAGATGTTTTTTGATCATAAGCGTCCACCTTTCGTTTGCGGTATGTCTATAGTACCGATTCTGCAGGCGGACGGTTTCAGGTTTGACAGAAACTGAAATTTGACTTTATACCCGTATGGGTATAGATTGAAATCAAGCTCGAACCGCCGCAGCGGATATTTCACGAGTTGAATGAAGGGCTGACAAGGAGGACGATGAGGATGGAATACAACGAACAGGTCAAAAACCGCGTCAAACGGATCGAGGGACAGCTTCGCGGGATCTTGAAGATGATGGATGACGAAGAGCATTGCAAGGATGTCATCTCCCAACTGTCCGCCGCACGTACGGCCATTGACCGGACAATCGGAGTCATCGTCAGCTCCAATCTGGTGGAGTGCGTCCGCAAGGAAGAAGAAAACGGCCGGGATGCGGAGAAGCTCATTACGGAGGCTGTCAATCTGCTTGTCAAAAGCCGCTGAGCGTGCATTTGGATTATTTTGCGGGCAAAGCGAAGGTTGACACCCCTTTTTTTATCCTTTAACATACCCCTATGGGTATACAGTCCAAACCAAGAAGGAGGATGATCGTATGAACGCCGACAAACAACTGGATGCCAAGGGGCTAGCCTGCCCGATGCCGATCGTCAAGACAAAGAAGGTGATGAAGACCATGGAGAGCGGTCAGATTTTGGAGATTCATACAACGGATCAAGGCGCTTTGAACGACCTGTCGGCTTGGGCCAGGTCAAGCGGCAATGAGCTGCTCCAATCGATGACAGAAGGAACGGTGCTGAAGTTCTGGATTCGAAAGGGATAATTTTTTTTAAGATGATAAATACATATAGGGGTATATGTATTGATTGAAGAGCGGAGAGGATGAACTTGATGACAGAAACAAAGAGAACCACGATCGTACTGTTCAGCGGAGATTACGACAAGGCCATGGCAGCTTATATTATTGCCAACGGAGCGGCGGCCTATGACCACGAAGTGACGATCTTCCATACGTTCTGGGGATTGAACGCCCTGCGTAAAGACGAGGCGGCTGCTCTTCCGAAGCCGAAAGGCTTCATGGAAAAGATGTTCGGACTGATGATGCCGCGAGGAGCGGACAAAATGGGATTGTCGCGGATGAATTTCGCCGGGGCAGGCCCCAGGATGATCAAGGACATTATGAAGAAGCACAACGCTGTTCCGCTGCCGCAGCTCATTGAAATGGCTCATGAACAGGATATCAAGCTTGTGGCCTGCACGATGACGATGGATCTGCTCGGTCTGCAGAAGGAAGAGCTGCTGGACGGAATCCAGTATGCGGGAGTGGCGGCCTATCTGGGCGATGCTCAGGATGGCCATGTGAATCTGTTCATCTGATGGGAGCAGAGGGGTCGGCCAGGCTTGAGCGCCCGCAGAAGCTGAAAGGGGGAGAACAAATGAAGAATGTATCCGCCGAAGAAGTAAGGAAGCAGCTGGAGGCTGGATTTCTGCTGCATGTCATCGATGTCAGGGAGACGAGTGAGGTCGCGGCAGGAAGGATTCCTGGAGCCGTCAATATTCCCCTCGGGCTTGTCGAGTTCAGGAAGCAAGAGCTGGACAAGGACAAGGAATATGTTCTGGTATGCCGATCGGGAGGAAGAAGCGGCCGTGCGGCAGAGTACCTGGATAGCTTTGGTTACCGCGTCATCAACATGGCAGGCGGCATGGCAGAGTGGGATGGGCCGACGGAATAGCAGCGGAGGCTGAATAAATTTTTTTATCTCGAAGAATACCCCATAGGGTATAAATGCGGAGGGAAGAAAGATGCATGCAATCAAAAGCGACCAAAAGCTGGATGCAAGAGGATTGGCCTGTCCGATGCCAATCGTAAAAACCAAGAAACAAATGAAGGAGCTCCCGGCCGGCCAGGTGCTGGAGGTGACAGCCACGGACAAAGGCTCCAAAGCCGATCTGCAGGCTTGGGCGCAGGGCTCCGGACATCACTATCTAGGCACGGTAGAAGAAGGCGATGTCATGAAGCATTATTTGCGCAAGGCCTCCGGTGAGGAAGCGGCGGAGACCCGCTTCGAGGCTATCGTCGACATTGCTGAGGTCGAAGTCCGCTTGGCTTCGCATGACAAGCCGATCGTGCTTGATGTGAGGGAAGCGGCGGAATATGCTTTCGGGCACATCCCGGGATCGTTGTCGATGCCGCTTGGCGAGCTGGACGGAAGGCTGGGAGAACTGGAAAAGAACAAAGAGATCTACGTCATCTGCCGAACCGGCTTGCGCAGCGATCTCGCCGCGCAAAAGCTGGCGGCAGCCGGGTTCGCACGCGTCCGCAACGTAATGCCGGGCATGAGCGGCTGGAAGGGCGCCACCGAAGGGCTGGCAAACTAGGTCAGGTTCGGGGTCGTTCATAGAGCCGCTAGCGGCGGGAAGCCGAAGAATATCTTTGCAGTATGAGGAGGAAGAGTGAAGTGGCGGTAAGGGCAATGGATGCAAATGAGGCAGCATGGAAAGCGATTCATAAAGAGGAGCTGTTTGTTCTCGACGTCCGGAACAAATCCGACTTCGAGGATTGGAAGATCGAAGGAGCGGGAATCACCCATCTGAACGTGCCCTATTTCGATCTGCTGGATGGCGTCGAAGAGGTTCTGGACCAGCTTCCGGCGGACAAGGAGATTCTTGTGGTCTGCGCCAAGGAAGGCTCCTCCGTCATGGTGGCGGATATGCTGGCGGAACAAGGCCGCGATGTCGCCTATCTCAAAGGAGGCATGAAAGCCTGGAGCGAGCATCTCGTTCCACTCAAAGCCGGCGATCTCAAGAATGGCGGAGAGCTGTACCAGTTCGTCCGCATCGGCAAAGGCTGCCTCTCCTATATGGCGGTGTCCGGAGGCGAAGCCGCGTTGTTCGACGCCGCACGGATGACGGAGGTCTATCTCAACTTCGCTGCAGGCATCGGGGCCAGGATCAAGCATGTGTTCGACACGCACCTGCATGCGGACCATATCTCGGGCGGCCGGCATATCGCGGAGACGACCGGAGCGGAATACTGGCTGCCTCCCAAGGATGCCGGGGAGGTCGTCTATTCCTACCGTCCGCTCGAGGATGGCGGCGAGGTCCGGATCGGCTCGGCAAGGATCGGAATCGAGGCGCTGTCTTCGCCAGGGCACACGTTCGGCTCGACCTCGTTCATTATCGACGGGCGCTATCTGCTGACAGGCGATATCCTGTTTGTCGACTCCATCGGACGGCCCGATCTGGCCGGGATGGCCGAGGACTGGGTTGGCGATCTGCGCGAGACTCTGTACAGCCGGTACAGAGGGCTTTCCGGGGAGCTGATCGTGCTGCCTGCCCACTTCATGATCATGGACGAGCTCAATGAGGACGGTACTGTGGCACGCAGGCTGGAAGAGCTGATGCGGGACAACCACGGCTTGGATATGGACGACGAGGTCGAGTTCCGCGCTATGGTGACGGAGAATCTGCCTCCGCAGCCGAACGCTTATCAGGATATCCGGCAGACGAACATGGGACGCCTGAATCCCGATGAGAACGAGCAGCGCGAAATGGAGATCGGACCGAACCGTTGTGCGGTCCGCTAAGCTACCCGGAGAGGGAAAGGGGCCATGACGGCCCCTTTCTCTTCGAACAAAGGAGATTTCAATTATGGATCTAGATCTTGCATTTATCGTCACGATCTTTCTCATCGGCTTTATCGGCTCTTATATATCGGGCATGGTCGGCATCGGCGGCTCCATCATCAAATATCCGATGCTGCTGTACATCCCGCCGATGGTCGGGCTTACGGCATTCACGGCCCATGAGGTGTCCGGCATAAGCGCGGTGCAGGTGCTGTTCGCTACGATCGGCGGCGTCTGGGCGTACCGCAAGGGCGGTTACCTCAATAAAACGCTGATTCTTTATATGGGCGGAGCGATTCTCATCGGAAGCTTTGTAGGCGGCTTCGGCTCCAAAGGAATGAGCGAGGGCGGCATAAACGTCATCTACGGCTTGCTGGCCTCGATCGCAGCGGTCATGATGTTCATTCCTAACAAGGGTGTCGATGACATCCCTCTGGACAAGGTCCGCTTCAACAAATGGCTGGCGGCCATCCTGGCGCTGATAGTGGGTATCGGCGCCGGCATCGTCGGGGCGGCGGGAGCTTTCCTGCTTGTGCCGATCATGCTTGTCGTGCTGAAGATTCCGACCCGGATGACGATCGCCTCTTCGCTCGCGATTACCTTCATCTCCTCGATCGGCTCGACCATCGGCAAGGTGTCGACCGGGCAAGTGGATTATTTTCCGGCTGCCATCATGGTCGTCGCCAGTCTGATTGCCTCTCCGCTGGGCGCAGCCGTGGGCAAGAAGATGAACACCAAGCTGCTGCAAGTCATCCTGGCGCTGCTGATCCTTGCGACAGCGGCCAAGATATGGATCGATATGCTGTAAGCCGGCTTCTGCCCGGATACTGCCGGACCGATACGAGCGGGATATGCTGTTCGAGATTCGGACGGATGAGCAGAAGCATGCCGCAAAGTACAGCTATGTTCTGACGCTAGACGCTGGGCAGGGGAAGCAACGGACCCGAAGCAGCCCGGGATAGCAGGTTCATGGCGAAATGGCCAGACAAGCCTTGAAGCGCTTGCCGTCGACAAGGAAAGAGACCTTTATTTATTCCAGGATTCAATGGAGTCCAATATGCTCTTATAGAGACGGAGAAAGCCCCCGCTGCGGGGCTTTTATCGACGTCGTCGGACTTCGGCGGCCGAACAAGCCCGCCTAAGGTCCAGCGCATGCTCAACCTCCAGACGCTTATGCGCGGGTCGCCGCCATGTTATCCTGAGGCTCAGCCAACAAAAAAGCGAGGAGGGCGGGCGGATGGGCGGCCAAGAACAGCGAAAGCCAAGAAATGTGTACATCCTGCTTACGGACACGGGCACTCTGTTTACGAGGCTGATCAAACGCTTCACCGGAGCGCCTTACAATCACGCTTCGCTGGCGCTCGATCTGGATCTGCATCGGGCGTACAGTTTTGGACGCAAGAGCCTGTCGAACCCCCTCGCTGCCGGATTCGTGGAAGAGGATATATACGGCGGCATATTCCGCCGGCACCCCGATACAAGATGCGTGCTGCTGCGTCTGAGCGCGACCGAGGAGCAGTACAAGCATGCAGGCACGGTGCTTGATGGCTTTGGAAGGGCCGGAGAGCGATGCAGGTACAACCTGATCGGACTGCTTGGAATCGCCTTGAATATCCGGATCGAGCCCCGCGACCGTTACTTCTGCTCGCAGTTCGTGGCCGAGGCGCTGGAACGGAGCGGATTCGGTCTGTTCGAACAGCCGTCTGCGCTGGTCGCTCCTCATGATTTCCTCCTTCATCCCCGACTCGAAAAAATTTATGAAGGGCCTTTATATGATTATCCTTTTCTGGACCGCGAGCGTCTGCCGGATTCGGCGGCGGAAGCCGGACATGCTATACTGATGGCAGCAGAATCAGGCTGAAGGCGGTGCGGAACGATGGAGCAGCAAGGCAAGCAAGAAGAGCAGGGAACGGTCGAGACGCAGGAAACGATAGAGACACAAGAAACGAGAGGTTCTAGGGAGTCGCAGGAAACGGATGTGTTACAGGAACCGCAGCAGCCACAGGAAGTGAAGGCTACGCACGTGGAGCAGCAGATTGCGAAGTGGATGGTCGGCGAGATCGAGAACCGGGGCATGCTTCGCCAGGAAGAAGCCATCGCCCACGTACGGGAGCAATTCGGGGAGCAGTATGTGTTCACGAACGGGCAAGGCCATGCCTCGCTGGAGAAGGAAGTGAAGAAGGCTTTCCGCAAG encodes:
- a CDS encoding class I SAM-dependent methyltransferase encodes the protein MSNAIIEAIVEGMGLEGQLSDVQRIQTEHRIKLVRFWEIKEGSRILEIGCGQGDTTAVLAHFAGEQGFVHGVDIAPPDYGSPMTVGEAAAKLKASPLGSRIRMDYGIDVLSDETVFGEKEFDYVVLSHCSWYLKSFEELAAILAKVRGWASKLCFAEWDMEIGQPEQLAHFMAVLIQSQVECYKVNSFSNVRTLFTPEDIRELAAGAGWAITRQAAIHSPEMHDARWEMELTLAEAPAELDSPLPMPDKAKQLVRSQLKLLRSYAESGRIVRPMAVLAFVADQSAKG
- a CDS encoding DUF420 domain-containing protein: MKTRQVRIRLPVRRHPKEGFLLSSQSPDSYKPSTTRNFTAWIIGISIAANAIILLLFFGPIGYGGEVSFDVTILPRINAILNSFTFIFLVAALIAIIRKNIRLHKGFILAAFTSTLLFLVTYLTFHYVSPDTAKYGGEGILRPIYFTILISHSFLAAVIVPLALFALVWGWTMQVAKHKKIVRWAMPIWLYVSFTGVIVYLFMAPYY
- a CDS encoding DUF6376 family protein, whose protein sequence is MIKKHLLPLLLVPALFLQGCSFLGGVGDSLSYTNETVAYINEAADFSKQLPEMTQQALSDPAALEQLTAELQAMQADITAFKDLQAPEFAAELDQQLTAYSDTLSTQISGLLEQAEAGAVSLQALEQSQIMQTTSQITQILEQVKQLGS
- a CDS encoding metal-sensitive transcriptional regulator; translated protein: MEYNEQVKNRVKRIEGQLRGILKMMDDEEHCKDVISQLSAARTAIDRTIGVIVSSNLVECVRKEEENGRDAEKLITEAVNLLVKSR
- a CDS encoding sulfurtransferase TusA family protein, producing the protein MNADKQLDAKGLACPMPIVKTKKVMKTMESGQILEIHTTDQGALNDLSAWARSSGNELLQSMTEGTVLKFWIRKG
- a CDS encoding DsrE/DsrF/DrsH-like family protein is translated as MTETKRTTIVLFSGDYDKAMAAYIIANGAAAYDHEVTIFHTFWGLNALRKDEAAALPKPKGFMEKMFGLMMPRGADKMGLSRMNFAGAGPRMIKDIMKKHNAVPLPQLIEMAHEQDIKLVACTMTMDLLGLQKEELLDGIQYAGVAAYLGDAQDGHVNLFI
- a CDS encoding rhodanese-like domain-containing protein — its product is MKNVSAEEVRKQLEAGFLLHVIDVRETSEVAAGRIPGAVNIPLGLVEFRKQELDKDKEYVLVCRSGGRSGRAAEYLDSFGYRVINMAGGMAEWDGPTE
- a CDS encoding sulfurtransferase TusA family protein — its product is MHAIKSDQKLDARGLACPMPIVKTKKQMKELPAGQVLEVTATDKGSKADLQAWAQGSGHHYLGTVEEGDVMKHYLRKASGEEAAETRFEAIVDIAEVEVRLASHDKPIVLDVREAAEYAFGHIPGSLSMPLGELDGRLGELEKNKEIYVICRTGLRSDLAAQKLAAAGFARVRNVMPGMSGWKGATEGLAN
- a CDS encoding MBL fold metallo-hydrolase, translated to MAVRAMDANEAAWKAIHKEELFVLDVRNKSDFEDWKIEGAGITHLNVPYFDLLDGVEEVLDQLPADKEILVVCAKEGSSVMVADMLAEQGRDVAYLKGGMKAWSEHLVPLKAGDLKNGGELYQFVRIGKGCLSYMAVSGGEAALFDAARMTEVYLNFAAGIGARIKHVFDTHLHADHISGGRHIAETTGAEYWLPPKDAGEVVYSYRPLEDGGEVRIGSARIGIEALSSPGHTFGSTSFIIDGRYLLTGDILFVDSIGRPDLAGMAEDWVGDLRETLYSRYRGLSGELIVLPAHFMIMDELNEDGTVARRLEELMRDNHGLDMDDEVEFRAMVTENLPPQPNAYQDIRQTNMGRLNPDENEQREMEIGPNRCAVR
- a CDS encoding sulfite exporter TauE/SafE family protein is translated as MDLDLAFIVTIFLIGFIGSYISGMVGIGGSIIKYPMLLYIPPMVGLTAFTAHEVSGISAVQVLFATIGGVWAYRKGGYLNKTLILYMGGAILIGSFVGGFGSKGMSEGGINVIYGLLASIAAVMMFIPNKGVDDIPLDKVRFNKWLAAILALIVGIGAGIVGAAGAFLLVPIMLVVLKIPTRMTIASSLAITFISSIGSTIGKVSTGQVDYFPAAIMVVASLIASPLGAAVGKKMNTKLLQVILALLILATAAKIWIDML